In a genomic window of Streptomyces sp. SJL17-4:
- a CDS encoding alkaline phosphatase PhoX: MPLNRREFTKQSAVAGAGLALTGVVGALATAPEALASDDLETYGAGHGHDQDHDHDHGHGHGHGHRLGYGELVADPEGMLALPAGFSYRVITHSGVTRLESGEFTPSNHDGTAAFAGPRGTTYLVNNHELKGTRDKWAHPVPLTEGLVYDPAASGGCTVVEVHRDGTVAEWVGIAGTSTNCAGGSTAWGTWLTGEENSDRAGVNGMTKDHGYIFEVDPHDRRANRAPKPIKAFGRYDHEAVVIDPKRGHAYLTEDASNPNGLLFRWVPPKGFEHGRGKLRTLADDAGVLQAAKCIDSAGRFVDDLSRASRIGTVYGVDWVDVPDRDGRTTSVRKQFTAGQVTRARKLEGMWWADGGAYVVSSYARDESPGAAHDGQVWFYDPKRRTLTLKVLLGVNANPDVDGAYDGPDNITVSPYGGLVIAEDGEGVQHLFGATDSGRTYPIARNDLNGSEFTGVTFSPDGDTLFACIQTPGIMVAITGPWRRQPRR, translated from the coding sequence ATGCCCCTCAACCGCAGAGAGTTCACGAAGCAGTCCGCCGTCGCCGGTGCGGGCCTCGCCCTCACCGGTGTCGTCGGTGCTCTCGCCACCGCGCCCGAGGCCCTCGCCTCCGACGACCTGGAGACGTACGGAGCCGGGCACGGCCACGACCAGGACCACGACCACGACCACGGTCACGGGCACGGTCACGGCCACCGGCTCGGGTACGGAGAGCTCGTCGCCGACCCCGAGGGGATGCTCGCCCTGCCCGCCGGGTTCTCGTACCGCGTCATCACCCACAGCGGGGTGACCCGGCTGGAGTCCGGCGAGTTCACGCCCTCCAACCACGACGGCACCGCCGCCTTCGCCGGGCCGCGCGGCACCACGTACCTCGTCAACAACCACGAGCTCAAGGGCACCCGCGACAAGTGGGCGCACCCGGTCCCGCTCACCGAGGGGCTCGTCTACGACCCGGCCGCGTCCGGCGGCTGCACGGTCGTCGAGGTGCACCGTGACGGCACCGTCGCCGAGTGGGTCGGCATCGCCGGCACCTCCACCAACTGCGCGGGCGGCAGTACCGCCTGGGGCACCTGGCTGACGGGCGAGGAGAACTCGGACCGCGCCGGCGTCAACGGCATGACCAAGGACCACGGCTACATCTTCGAGGTCGACCCGCACGACCGCCGCGCCAACCGCGCCCCGAAGCCGATCAAGGCCTTCGGCCGGTACGACCACGAGGCCGTCGTCATCGACCCCAAGCGCGGCCACGCCTACCTCACCGAGGACGCCTCCAACCCCAACGGACTGCTCTTCCGCTGGGTGCCGCCGAAGGGCTTCGAGCACGGCCGCGGCAAGCTCCGTACCCTCGCCGACGACGCCGGTGTCCTCCAGGCCGCCAAGTGCATCGACTCCGCGGGCCGCTTCGTGGACGACCTCTCCCGGGCGAGCCGGATCGGCACCGTCTACGGCGTGGACTGGGTCGACGTCCCCGACCGTGACGGCCGTACCACCTCCGTCCGCAAGCAGTTCACGGCCGGCCAGGTCACCCGCGCCCGCAAGCTGGAGGGCATGTGGTGGGCCGACGGCGGCGCGTACGTCGTCTCCTCCTACGCGCGCGACGAGAGCCCCGGCGCCGCCCACGACGGACAGGTCTGGTTCTACGACCCCAAGCGTCGCACCCTCACCCTCAAGGTGCTGCTCGGCGTGAACGCGAACCCGGACGTGGACGGCGCCTACGACGGCCCCGACAACATCACCGTCTCCCCGTACGGCGGGCTCGTCATCGCCGAGGACGGTGAGGGCGTCCAGCACCTCTTCGGCGCCACCGACTCGGGCCGCACCTACCCGATCGCCCGCAACGACCTCAACGGCAGCGAGTTCACCGGCGTGACCTTCTCGCCCGACGGGGACACGTTGTTCGCCTGCATCCAGACCCCGGGCATCATGGTGGCGATCACCGGCCCGTGGCGCCGCCAGCCGCGCCGCTGA
- a CDS encoding GntR family transcriptional regulator, with protein MDALRPVGRTLLRDRAYEALREAIVRGDLAPGAPLKDADLADRLGLSRAPVREALARLGDEGLVESKPQSYTRVTRPVSRVVRDAASVVRVMHELAARTGVPLLGPEGIRAMREANERFAAAVRASDVEAALDADDELHQVLVVASGNHAAAATIARYTPLIRRVERRLFGDAGSCGSAELHARLIDACAAGDASEAVRVTTEIWAALEQLADDAIEVAEVTGIPAPTSSGSAAP; from the coding sequence ATGGACGCATTACGGCCCGTGGGCCGGACCCTGCTGCGTGACCGGGCCTACGAGGCGCTGCGCGAGGCCATCGTGCGCGGCGACCTCGCCCCCGGCGCCCCGCTCAAGGACGCCGACCTCGCCGACCGGCTGGGGCTCTCGCGCGCACCCGTGCGCGAGGCCCTGGCCCGGCTCGGCGACGAGGGGCTCGTCGAGTCCAAACCGCAGAGCTACACCCGGGTCACCCGGCCGGTCAGCCGGGTCGTCCGGGACGCCGCCTCGGTGGTCCGGGTGATGCACGAACTCGCCGCCAGGACGGGCGTGCCCCTGCTGGGGCCCGAGGGCATCCGGGCCATGCGCGAGGCCAACGAGCGCTTCGCCGCGGCCGTCCGCGCCTCCGACGTCGAGGCGGCGCTCGACGCCGACGACGAGCTGCACCAGGTCCTCGTCGTCGCCAGCGGCAACCACGCCGCCGCCGCCACGATCGCCCGGTACACCCCCCTGATCCGCCGTGTCGAGCGGCGCCTCTTCGGCGACGCCGGGAGCTGCGGCTCGGCCGAGCTGCACGCGCGGCTCATCGACGCGTGCGCGGCGGGGGACGCGTCGGAGGCGGTGCGGGTCACCACGGAGATCTGGGCGGCCCTGGAGCAGCTCGCGGACGACGCCATCGAGGTGGCGGAGGTGACGGGCATTCCGGCGCCCACGTCGTCGGGATCCGCGGCTCCGTAG
- a CDS encoding 1-aminocyclopropane-1-carboxylate deaminase: MPITDFDRYPLLFGPSPVHPLERLTHHLGGATIWAKREDCNSGVAYGGNKTRKLEYLVADALAQGCDTLVSIGGVQSNHTRQVAAVAARAGLRCVLVQESWVDWPDSVYDKVGNILISRLAGADVRLVRAGFGIGFKESWELALREVEESGGKPYAIPAGASDHRLGGLGFANWAYEVAEQERELGVLFDTVVVCSVTGSTQAGMVAGFAALAEEGGPARRIIGVDASAKPGPTHEQITRIARDTAALIGVERPVTAADVELDERYHAGVYGVPDETTLDAMRLAARTEGMVTDPVYEGKSMAGLIDLVDRGEIGRDSTVLYAHLGGQPALNAYSALF, from the coding sequence TTGCCGATCACCGACTTCGACCGCTACCCGCTCCTCTTCGGGCCCTCGCCGGTCCACCCCCTCGAACGGCTCACCCACCACCTCGGCGGCGCCACGATCTGGGCCAAGCGCGAGGACTGCAACTCCGGGGTGGCGTACGGCGGGAACAAGACCCGCAAGCTGGAGTACCTGGTCGCCGACGCCCTCGCCCAGGGCTGCGACACCCTGGTCTCCATCGGCGGCGTCCAGTCCAACCACACCCGCCAGGTCGCCGCCGTCGCCGCCCGCGCCGGGCTGCGCTGCGTCCTCGTCCAGGAGAGCTGGGTCGACTGGCCCGACTCCGTCTACGACAAGGTCGGCAACATCCTGATCAGCCGTCTCGCGGGCGCCGACGTGCGCCTGGTGCGGGCGGGCTTCGGCATCGGCTTCAAGGAGAGCTGGGAGCTTGCCCTGCGCGAGGTCGAGGAGAGCGGCGGCAAGCCGTACGCGATCCCGGCGGGCGCCTCCGACCACCGGCTCGGCGGGCTCGGCTTCGCAAACTGGGCGTACGAGGTGGCGGAGCAGGAGCGCGAGCTCGGCGTCCTCTTCGACACGGTGGTCGTCTGCTCGGTGACCGGCTCCACCCAGGCCGGCATGGTCGCGGGCTTCGCCGCGCTCGCCGAGGAGGGCGGCCCGGCCCGCCGGATCATCGGCGTCGACGCCTCCGCGAAGCCCGGTCCGACGCACGAGCAGATCACCCGGATCGCCCGGGACACCGCCGCCCTCATCGGGGTCGAGCGCCCGGTGACGGCGGCCGACGTCGAGCTGGACGAGCGCTACCACGCCGGGGTGTACGGCGTCCCGGACGAGACGACCCTCGACGCGATGCGGCTCGCCGCCCGCACCGAGGGCATGGTCACCGACCCCGTGTACGAGGGGAAGTCGATGGCGGGACTGATCGATCTGGTGGACCGGGGAGAGATCGGCCGGGACTCGACCGTGCTCTACGCCCACCTCGGCGGCCAGCCCGCCCTCAACGCCTACAGCGCCCTGTTCTAG
- a CDS encoding TerD family protein, with protein sequence MTAMTPGSNIPLTAARVAVDVAAPVRLDVSGLLLGANGKVRSDDDFIFYNQPSGAGVTYRSGGGAAPDAILVDTGAVPAGIERIVVTASPDAAGQTFQGIEPTATLRNADDGTVLATFTPPQLATETALVVVEIYLRNGAWKARAVGQGYANGLAGIATDFGVSVDDEPAAPAAAAPVAPAPVAPPAPVAPPVAPPVPPAPPVAPVDPRIAAGTPAPPAPAPSGKINLDKGRVSLQKNQTVSLVKGGRPLLSQVKMGLGWEPAYRGKDIDLDASVIAYGPQRNHLDSCYFGKLSILNGSVKHSGDNLTGEGAGDDEVIVVDLGRLPADATGLVFTVNSFSGQKFTEVAKAYCRLIDAATGEELVRFDLTTAEPQTGVMMAKLIKQFTGEWEMTAMGEFVKSRTVRGMVKPAAQAL encoded by the coding sequence ATGACCGCTATGACCCCCGGCTCGAACATCCCTCTCACCGCCGCGCGCGTGGCGGTGGACGTCGCCGCCCCGGTGCGGCTCGACGTCTCGGGCCTGCTGCTCGGCGCCAACGGCAAGGTGCGCTCGGACGACGACTTCATCTTCTACAACCAGCCCTCCGGCGCCGGTGTCACCTACCGCTCCGGCGGCGGTGCCGCCCCCGACGCGATCCTGGTGGACACCGGCGCCGTCCCGGCCGGCATCGAGAGGATCGTCGTCACCGCGAGCCCCGACGCCGCGGGCCAGACCTTCCAGGGCATCGAGCCCACCGCCACCCTTCGCAACGCGGACGACGGCACCGTCCTCGCCACCTTCACCCCGCCGCAGCTGGCCACCGAGACGGCCCTCGTGGTCGTCGAGATCTATCTGCGCAACGGCGCGTGGAAGGCCCGCGCCGTCGGCCAGGGCTATGCGAACGGCCTGGCCGGCATCGCCACCGACTTCGGCGTCTCGGTGGACGACGAGCCCGCCGCCCCGGCCGCGGCCGCGCCGGTCGCGCCCGCCCCCGTCGCCCCGCCCGCCCCCGTCGCGCCGCCGGTGGCGCCCCCGGTCCCGCCGGCGCCGCCCGTCGCCCCGGTGGACCCCCGGATCGCGGCCGGCACGCCCGCTCCCCCGGCCCCCGCCCCCTCCGGCAAGATCAACCTCGACAAGGGCCGGGTCAGCCTCCAGAAGAACCAGACGGTGTCCCTGGTCAAGGGCGGCCGTCCGCTGCTCTCGCAGGTCAAGATGGGCCTCGGCTGGGAGCCCGCGTACCGGGGCAAGGACATCGACCTGGACGCCTCCGTCATCGCGTACGGCCCGCAGCGCAACCACCTGGACAGCTGCTACTTCGGCAAACTGTCCATCCTCAACGGCTCGGTGAAGCACTCCGGCGACAACCTCACGGGTGAGGGCGCGGGCGACGACGAGGTGATCGTCGTCGACCTCGGCCGGCTGCCCGCCGACGCGACCGGTCTGGTCTTCACGGTGAACTCGTTCTCCGGCCAGAAGTTCACCGAGGTCGCCAAGGCCTACTGCCGGCTGATCGACGCGGCGACGGGCGAGGAGCTGGTCCGCTTCGACCTGACCACCGCCGAGCCGCAGACCGGCGTGATGATGGCCAAGCTGATCAAGCAGTTCACCGGCGAGTGGGAGATGACGGCGATGGGCGAGTTCGTGAAGTCGCGGACCGTCCGCGGCATGGTGAAGCCGGCCGCCCAGGCACTCTGA
- a CDS encoding AraC family transcriptional regulator, with translation MDEARVELDARYYANRMDLVDRERRPFAARFDTVALGPLVIGDLSCGADVRMSFGELGAYHLNAPLSGRMEMRQGGASIVATDTEAVLLDPAGDTFLDRWSGDCRTLSVKVGAAELRDRLEQLIGRPPRGPLVFAPGLDITRGPGLSWVRFARQVAAEALAGEGLARHELVARPLQEALLNGLLLAAEHPWREALAHPGEPRRPAPVKRVMDAVRERPEHPFTTTELAALARVSVRRLQESFREYVGMSPMAYVREVRLDRVREELRAAAPDEVGVSEVAWRWGFAHQGRFAARYREKFGESPSETLRGRR, from the coding sequence GTGGACGAGGCGCGCGTGGAGCTCGACGCCCGTTACTACGCGAACCGGATGGACCTCGTCGACCGCGAGCGGCGGCCCTTCGCGGCGCGCTTCGACACGGTCGCGCTCGGCCCGCTGGTCATCGGCGACCTGAGCTGCGGGGCCGATGTGCGGATGAGCTTCGGGGAGCTGGGCGCGTACCACCTGAACGCGCCGCTCAGCGGGCGGATGGAGATGCGCCAGGGCGGGGCCTCGATCGTCGCGACGGACACCGAGGCCGTGCTGCTCGACCCGGCGGGCGACACCTTCCTCGACCGCTGGAGCGGGGACTGCCGGACCCTGTCGGTGAAGGTGGGGGCGGCCGAGCTGCGTGACCGCCTGGAGCAGCTGATCGGCCGCCCGCCGCGGGGCCCGCTCGTCTTCGCGCCGGGCCTGGACATCACCCGGGGTCCCGGTCTGAGCTGGGTGCGCTTCGCCCGGCAGGTCGCCGCGGAGGCGCTCGCCGGCGAGGGCCTCGCCCGGCACGAGCTGGTGGCGCGCCCCTTGCAGGAGGCCCTGCTGAACGGGCTGCTGCTGGCCGCCGAGCACCCCTGGCGCGAGGCGCTCGCGCACCCGGGGGAGCCGCGGCGGCCGGCGCCGGTCAAGCGGGTGATGGACGCGGTGCGGGAGCGCCCCGAGCATCCGTTCACGACCACCGAGCTGGCCGCCCTCGCCCGGGTGAGCGTGCGCCGCCTCCAGGAGTCGTTCCGTGAGTACGTGGGGATGTCGCCGATGGCGTACGTACGCGAGGTCCGGCTCGACCGGGTCCGCGAGGAGCTGCGGGCGGCCGCGCCGGACGAGGTGGGCGTGAGCGAGGTGGCCTGGCGCTGGGGCTTCGCCCATCAGGGCCGCTTCGCGGCGCGCTACCGGGAGAAGTTCGGCGAGTCGCCGTCGGAGACCTTGCGCGGCCGCCGCTGA
- a CDS encoding SDR family oxidoreductase, with translation MDHRPLALVTGVGRTVGIGAGIADRLAASGWDVAFTYWTAYDRRMEWGEERGAAAAVAGRLAERGAACTAVEADLADPEAPARVFDTVEQRLGRPVRALVMCHCESVDSGLLDTTVESFDRHFAVNARASWLLIREYGRRFTGPPGTGRVIALTSDHTVGNLPYGASKGALDRITLAAARELAHLGVTANVVNPGPVDTGWMTEPLREEMARQTPLGRLGTPRDTAHLVDFLCSPEGQWINGQLLMSNGGLA, from the coding sequence ATGGACCACCGTCCGCTCGCCCTCGTGACCGGCGTCGGCCGCACGGTCGGCATCGGCGCGGGCATCGCCGACCGTCTCGCCGCGTCCGGCTGGGACGTCGCGTTCACGTACTGGACCGCGTACGACCGGCGCATGGAGTGGGGCGAGGAGCGGGGCGCGGCCGCGGCCGTCGCCGGGCGGCTCGCCGAGCGGGGTGCCGCCTGCACGGCCGTCGAGGCCGACCTCGCCGACCCCGAGGCGCCCGCACGCGTCTTCGACACGGTCGAGCAGCGGCTCGGGCGCCCGGTCAGGGCCCTCGTCATGTGCCACTGCGAGTCGGTCGACTCGGGGCTCCTCGACACCACCGTCGAGAGCTTCGACCGCCATTTCGCGGTCAACGCGCGCGCGTCCTGGCTGCTGATCCGGGAGTACGGCCGGCGGTTCACCGGCCCTCCGGGGACCGGCCGCGTCATCGCCCTGACGAGCGACCACACCGTGGGGAACCTCCCGTACGGGGCGAGCAAGGGCGCTCTCGACCGCATCACCCTGGCCGCCGCGCGCGAGCTCGCACACCTCGGGGTCACCGCCAACGTCGTCAATCCGGGCCCGGTGGACACCGGCTGGATGACGGAGCCGCTCCGGGAGGAGATGGCGCGACAGACGCCGCTGGGCCGCCTCGGCACCCCTCGGGACACCGCGCACCTGGTCGACTTCCTCTGCTCGCCCGAGGGGCAGTGGATCAACGGGCAGCTGCTGATGAGCAACGGAGGGCTCGCGTGA
- a CDS encoding NAD(P)-dependent oxidoreductase, with the protein MAAPRTVLLTGAAGGVGTLMRELLPPYGYELRLLDVAPVPGAPDAIVADLADRAALREAVRGVDAIVHLAGISLESTFDKIMAANIAGTYNLYEAAREEGVPRVVFASSNHAVGFTRQPREGDPLVPVDTPHRPDTFYGLSKCFGEDLAQLYWDLHGVETVSVRIGSCFPEPTSVRMLSMWLSPADCARLLHATLTAEDVAHTVVYGSSANTRAWWDLSSARALGFAPQDDSEVYAEKLIADKGFPPEDSADALYLGGHFCVAPPRWPH; encoded by the coding sequence ATGGCCGCACCCCGCACCGTCCTGCTCACCGGCGCCGCCGGAGGCGTCGGCACGCTGATGCGGGAGCTCCTGCCCCCGTACGGCTACGAGCTCCGCCTCCTGGACGTCGCCCCCGTGCCGGGAGCGCCGGACGCGATCGTCGCCGACCTCGCGGACCGCGCGGCGCTGCGCGAGGCCGTCCGGGGCGTCGACGCGATCGTGCACCTGGCGGGCATCTCCCTGGAGTCGACCTTCGACAAGATCATGGCCGCCAACATCGCCGGCACGTACAACCTCTACGAGGCCGCCCGCGAGGAGGGCGTCCCGCGCGTGGTGTTCGCCTCCAGCAACCACGCCGTCGGCTTCACCCGGCAGCCGCGCGAGGGCGACCCGCTCGTGCCGGTCGACACCCCGCACCGCCCGGACACCTTCTACGGCCTGTCCAAGTGCTTCGGCGAGGACCTGGCACAGCTCTACTGGGACCTGCACGGCGTCGAGACCGTCTCGGTCCGCATCGGCTCCTGCTTCCCCGAGCCCACCTCGGTCCGGATGCTGTCGATGTGGCTCAGCCCGGCCGACTGCGCCCGCCTGCTGCACGCCACGCTCACCGCCGAGGACGTGGCCCACACGGTCGTGTACGGCTCGTCCGCCAACACGCGCGCGTGGTGGGACCTCTCCTCGGCCCGGGCGCTCGGCTTCGCCCCGCAGGACGACTCGGAGGTCTACGCGGAGAAGCTCATCGCCGACAAGGGCTTCCCGCCGGAGGACAGCGCCGACGCCCTCTACCTGGGCGGCCACTTCTGCGTGGCCCCGCCCCGGTGGCCGCACTGA
- a CDS encoding 5-dehydro-4-deoxyglucarate dehydratase, which produces MTTAPLAGRLDGLLFFPVTAFAPDGSVDLDTFRAHVRAGVDAGAAAVFACCGTGEFHALTPEEFRDCVAAAVEETAGRVPVVAGAGYGTALAVRYARLAEEAGADGLLAMPPYLVVADQAGLLRHYTELAAATSLDVIVYQRDNAILTPATAVALARTDGIIGLKDGLGDLDLMQRIVSAVRAEGLDLLYFNGLPTAELTGPAYRGIGVTLYSSAVFCFAPDIALAFHRALTGGDDTTVNRLVDDFYRPLVELRAQGRGYAVSLVKAAVRRGGLDVGLVRPPLSEPAPEHVDALMLLVEQGRAALKELGA; this is translated from the coding sequence GTGACCACTGCCCCGCTCGCCGGCCGGCTCGACGGCCTGCTGTTCTTTCCCGTCACCGCCTTCGCGCCGGACGGCTCCGTCGACCTCGACACCTTCCGCGCCCATGTGCGCGCGGGCGTCGACGCGGGTGCCGCCGCCGTGTTCGCCTGCTGCGGCACCGGCGAATTCCACGCCCTCACCCCCGAGGAGTTCCGGGACTGCGTCGCCGCCGCCGTCGAGGAGACCGCCGGCCGCGTCCCCGTCGTCGCGGGCGCGGGCTACGGCACCGCCCTCGCCGTCCGGTACGCCCGGCTCGCCGAGGAGGCCGGCGCCGACGGACTCCTCGCCATGCCGCCGTACCTCGTCGTCGCCGACCAGGCCGGACTGCTCCGCCACTACACCGAACTCGCCGCCGCCACCTCGCTCGACGTCATCGTCTACCAGCGCGACAACGCGATCCTCACCCCGGCCACCGCCGTCGCCCTCGCCCGCACGGACGGGATCATCGGCCTCAAGGACGGCCTCGGCGACCTCGACCTCATGCAGCGGATCGTCAGCGCCGTCCGCGCCGAGGGCCTCGACCTGCTCTACTTCAACGGCCTGCCGACCGCCGAACTCACCGGCCCCGCCTACCGGGGCATCGGCGTCACCCTCTACTCCTCCGCCGTCTTCTGCTTCGCACCCGACATCGCCCTCGCCTTCCACCGCGCGCTCACCGGCGGCGACGACACCACCGTGAACCGGCTCGTCGACGACTTCTACCGACCGCTCGTCGAACTCCGCGCCCAGGGCCGGGGATACGCCGTCTCGCTCGTCAAGGCGGCGGTACGGCGAGGAGGCCTGGACGTGGGACTCGTACGGCCTCCGCTGAGCGAGCCCGCACCCGAGCACGTCGACGCCCTCATGCTCCTCGTCGAGCAGGGACGGGCCGCCCTGAAGGAGCTCGGCGCGTGA